Below is a window of Campylobacter canadensis DNA.
CGTATTCTTTGCCATAATTTTTCTTAATACCCCAAGCGTTAAATTGCTTAGCTACTTCTTTATTGATATCACTTAGTAATATTTGATTTAACTTGTATTCTTCTTTAAATTTTGCTAATTTTTCAACACTATCAGGGCTAATTCCTATTAAAACATAGCCTTTTTTTAAAAATTCATCATAATTTTGGCTTAATTCACAGTTTTGTTTAGTGCAACCTGGTGTAAAAGCTCTTGGATAAAAAAATAAAATTACTTTTTTTCCTAAAAAATCACTTAAATTAATATTAACTCCATCTTGATTTTGCAATGTAAAATCCATTTAAACTCCTAATTTTGATTTGTTTAATGATAATATTTATTGCTTAATCTTTACACTACACACCCTTGAAAAAGTATCATTTTTAAATAAGCTTAATCTTATTATTGAATTATCTTTTGCTATTAAACTATGAGCGATATTTGCTTTTACTCTAATGCAATCAAATTCTTTTAAATTATTTGCTTTATTATCTATTATGAAATCAATTTCACCTTTTAAAACTTGTACTATTATAGGTGCTGGTGCGCTATGTTCTTGCATCATTGAGCCTTTTGGCATTAGAATTTGTATTTCTTTAGAATAAGAATCATTAAAAATTGCTTGAACCTTAAATTCATTAATATCTGCATTAAAACTTGTTACTTCGTATTTATTTTCAAACGACATATTTTCTCCTTTTTTTTATTTTTTCTAAAAAAGAATAATTATTTTTTGATTAAGGTCAAAAATATAAAAAAAATTTAAATTTAAAAAATATTTTAAAAATACTTAAAAAGCAAAAATATAATGAATTAAATAAGTTTAAAGGAAAAATATGTTTAAACAATATTTTTTATTATTTGCAATTATTTTTAATTTACATGCATTATCTTTAATATATCCAACAACGCAAAGTATTGAAGATATAGATATTTCAGAATATTTAGCTAGTGAAAAATTAGTTGGTTTAAGAGGCTATTGGGATGGTGAAAAATTACTTGATTCAAATGGTTTAGCTTATAGCGTTCCAAAAGAATTTATAAAAGATTTTCCACCTTTTGAACTTGATGGTGAGCTTTATTGTCATACTCGTTTTGATAATATTATGAAAGATGTTTATTCTTCTAAATTCAATTGTGTTAAATTGTATGTTTTTGAAGTGCCAAATCAAAAAGGTTCTTTAATTGATAGATTAAAGGTTTTAGATAATTATTTAAAAGAGCATCCAAATGATAATATAGTAATTTTAAAACAAAAGCGTTTTAAAGATAAATCAGCGTTAATGCAATATTACAATGAATTAATTGCTTCTGGCTCAAGGGGTATTATTTTGCACAAGATTGATGAAAATTACACAACAACAATGGGTGATGTAATGATAAAATTAGAACCTGATTATGAAAGTTATTGCATATTATCTAATTATATTTTTGATAAAGATAATAACTTAAAAGCCTATGTATGTAAATTCTTTTTACACAATGCAGTTAGAGGGGTTAGGGGTAAAGAGCAATTTCAACCCTTTAGTGAAAGTGAAAAAAATTATATAAATATTGTTATTGATAATAATATTCCACAAGAATATTTACAAAATCCACCTAGCATAGGTACAAAAATTAGATTTTCTTATAAAAAATTAGATGATAGTGCCTATCCTATTGATAGCAAGTTTTTAAGATTTGAAGCTTTTTATTAATTTAAAAAGCTCATTTTCTTTTTATTTTTTTAAAGAAGGTGGATATTTTTTTACATTTATATTTAAAAAATATTATAGCGATTGCAAGTATTATAAAAAGCCCAGCAATCATAAATGTAATTTCTTTTTGCTTTACATCAAAAATTGTATTAAAAGAATCAACAGCAGGAATAAGAGAAAATATCGTAATTATTATTATTAGCCATTCAAATAATGTGCTATGATTTATTTTATTTTCTTCAATATTAATTTGTGCCATTTTTGCTATGTCTTTAATTTGTTCTTTTAATTCATTTTTAATTTCTTTTACTTTATAAAAAGTTGCAATCATTTCATAAATATCATAAAGTTCGTATCTATTATATTTAACTGGATTATTAAAAAAATGTTTAATTTCAAATTCTAAAACCTTTGTTCTAATTTTTAAATAATCTTTATCTTTATTACAATTTGCAGCTTCGTTTATAAAATTTATACATTTGTTTAAGTAAGTAAGAACTAATAAATAATTAATTAGTATTTTTTTCTTTGTGCTGCAAAAGGAGAAAAGCAATAAATTCCTCTTTTAGAAACGATAAATTCTAAGCTTTGATTAATTAATTTTTGTTCATCTTGTAAATTATCTAATGTATGACTTCCTCTTAAAGCATAAGAAATAGCTAATAAA
It encodes the following:
- the bcp gene encoding thioredoxin-dependent thiol peroxidase, producing the protein MDFTLQNQDGVNINLSDFLGKKVILFFYPRAFTPGCTKQNCELSQNYDEFLKKGYVLIGISPDSVEKLAKFKEEYKLNQILLSDINKEVAKQFNAWGIKKNYGKEYEGLIRSSFVIDEKGQIIKEYKNHKASTIAAKLAKELL
- a CDS encoding cupin domain-containing protein; the encoded protein is MSFENKYEVTSFNADINEFKVQAIFNDSYSKEIQILMPKGSMMQEHSAPAPIIVQVLKGEIDFIIDNKANNLKEFDCIRVKANIAHSLIAKDNSIIRLSLFKNDTFSRVCSVKIKQ